CTGCAGGAATTTGTAATTTTATTTGACCCATTACCTTCTTAGCCATTTATTTTCCTCCAAAATCTATCCAACTCTTTTAATTTGCAGATAGTCAAGCTCAATAGGAGTCTGTCTCCCGAATATACTGACTATAACTCTAACCTTTTCTTTCTCAGGATTAACCTCATCCACAACACCATTAAAACCGCTGAAAGGTCCATCTATTACCTCAACAGTATCCCCTTTCATATATTTCGAAGCCATTCTTGGTGCCTGGGATTTTGCAAGGTCAATCATTGCCTTAACATCTTCCTCAGGAATAGGGACAGGATTTATTCCACCCACAAAACCGGTAACCTTAGGAATAGACTTAACCTTATGCCAATTTGTAGTGTTCATCTCCATATGCACAAGAATATAACCAGGGAAAGTTTTCTTTTTACTAATCTTTTTCTTCCCTTTCTTGAGCTCAACAACATCCTCGGTTGGTATAAGAATATCATCTATCTGGTCTTCAAGATGCTCATTCTT
This genomic interval from Deferrivibrio essentukiensis contains the following:
- the nusG gene encoding transcription termination/antitermination protein NusG, with the translated sequence MSKNWYVVHTYSGFEKRVKQLLEERIKNEHLEDQIDDILIPTEDVVELKKGKKKISKKKTFPGYILVHMEMNTTNWHKVKSIPKVTGFVGGINPVPIPEEDVKAMIDLAKSQAPRMASKYMKGDTVEVIDGPFSGFNGVVDEVNPEKEKVRVIVSIFGRQTPIELDYLQIKRVG